The Ostrea edulis chromosome 1, xbOstEdul1.1, whole genome shotgun sequence genomic sequence GAGAATTTGGCACGTACGTCTTTGTTAGAAGTCAAAATCTTCCACATGAGAATTTTTTTAGGGAAACTGCACGTATTTAGATAACACCGTATCCCAATCCATCATTTTGGCTTCTGACATAACCTGATTGGCCTGCTTGTCTTCAAAGACGAATTCCAGGTTGTGCCCCCCTCACTGCTGTGGGGATTCCCCTGTGTGTTGGAGTTAAGACGCCGGGCGACCCGTCCTTACGAATGGTTAACACATGTATTCGTCTGAACGCAGGGGAATCAGATTTTGTATTTCTGGACAACATTGGATGACGTCAGGAGTTTCCCCGAGGTTGGACAGCACCTGTCAGAGAAACGACATACATAAAACAGGTGGCGGAAACACATGTTCAATGTATCCCGACTTCCATAGAAGCACATTTATCATTTTGATATCCATAATTTCCCAGTTCTATGTTGActttgtttattactgtttaaGTGTTATCAGCGCCTCATGCATGTCtctacataatacatgtatatgtaatttcactattttaattattttcttcTCAACTATTGGCATTAAATAACAGattgtaataaaataataataataccttTTGCATCAGTTTTCTGGTGTCTTTGAAGTGACTGTACTTAGTGGCTCCCTCTACCAATAACGGCAGGGTGTCGGACCGCAGACACTCCCCCGCGAACTCCCAGCAGGCCGTGTGTAGATCAGGGAACTCAAACATCCTAGCGGCACTCATCATTCCTAAATCGtaagaaattaatttattaATTATCCAAAAATAAtcccctctctctttctctctctctctgagaatACAATACGATGTTGATATAAATGATAGAGAGAATATTGAATCAGGATATTTTCTGCAATAAAATTTAAACTTGAAAcaagagatatttttttaatcacCTTACCTCTCATTGcagagaccccccccccccttacacacatgtatataaatattagaTAAGTCCTTAGTATAGGCAAAATATAGAAGACGAAAAATCAGTCGAAGATTTCATATTCTGTTCCAAAGCAGTTTCACTTTATGGTTCGATCTACAGTggattttgttgtttttcaaatcCCATTGAAGAGTCGTACTAGCAGAGCTTCCACTCTATTCAGGACTGCGATGTAAACTACATTGCGTTATCCTGTCTGAATAAAGAATTCATTATAATGAGGAAATTAAAATTCCCTTACCGACCACTGTTCTCGGGTCTACAGCCACCACCCCGCAGTGGATATAACGCATGAGACCCTCAAACACGCTGACGTCAAAATCCTTCACTTCTATAGTGGTGGTGTTTGGGACGGGTCTTTCTGCCGGGGGTGAGCGCTTTTTCCTGCCCAGGGCCCTTTTCATGGACTGGATCCCCCTCCTCAGTTTGGACGTTTCTTTGACGACGTTGTCTGTGGATCTTTgactttttaatatcatttggTACATTagcctaaaatatttttgatatagcCTATACatatttctgtcacagtttgaattaaatttcataatcttTTTACATTGAATTACGGTACATCATTACGATTGATTTACCTGCTGCGCGTGGCCAGAATGGCGCGAATTCCATATACAGGGGTCTTCTCCAGACCTACTAGAAAGGTTACATCGCAAAGGTCTGGCACGGAAATGACGTATTTCAGATCCTCACAAAGTTCGTACCGGTTCTTCAGCACCATAACGAATGGGTTCGAGTCTTTTTCCTGAGCCCAGAAATCACCTGCACAAAGAAAGAACGTGTTtggggtcattcaaaaaaaGGGGCTAATCTGCATTTCACTcttatttcttattttgaaaaataacaacCTCTGAAATAGAAACTGCTGAATTCTTTTGTTTTATACCTTCATCCTCATAATTCATTTCTATAGCTTCACAATCTACCAATTAAAAAAACTTAATGATGGGGAGTACGACCTGTCAATGCTGGTTTCTCGCGCATGGAATCACAAACCCAACATAAATCAATATAGAATGGAAATAAGTTTATTTAATCAAAGTTTACATCAGTGTTTtctaattcaattctttatagGCCAccaaaacaatatttacatttcagaCTTGTCATAGATCTAGACCACGTGGACGATGAAACATGTCAACAACTGAGGCATCTGTTGTAACAGTGTCGACGGACAGGGACGTCAGATTTTTATCAGAAGCCTCCAGGCGTAATCTGATTACACTAAGTGGCAGTTCACGACTAATGTTAAACATTATTATCTAAAATCTATCTCAAGATTCatctatttttatcacttaaaaAACCTGGTGAAAAAATGCCGTTTAGAataataagttttttttttaaaaagtgtgaaAAATTAAAAGGCTGTGCAATTACCGTCTTGTTTTGTACTTTTGAGTTCCATCTTTCTCTGTGAGCCACTCTTTGGTATAATCTTTTATTATGGGTATATCTCTGTAGAATATAGATGTGCTATGTGTAGATGAAAATTGAGACTCGAATTTATATGTATTGATTTGTGTCAGAAACGAGTACTACCTCTCCAGTAATTATCAAGTTCTTGTCGATAATTACAGAAAACGTGACATCTTCCTTACGTTTAAAGTTTTGATTGCGACAATTCAACGAGTACTTTGCTAATCATGTGTGAACCTAAGTAAACACGGGTAAATAGAAGGATGAATTTGTGATTTGTTTGTGTTGTATTGTTAGTAGAAGTACTAACAtgcaatctctctctctctctctctctctctctctctctctctctctctctctctctctctctctctgtgtgtgtgtgtgtgtgtgtgtgtgtgtgtgtgtgtgtgtgtgtgtgtgtgtgtgtgcgtgtgtgtgtgtgtgtgtgtaaaaaataaaaataaaaagatacacgaaaatgtttagtaaagctttaacATAGTAaaccgatcattgcgaaaagtaattatatatatatgggaggggggggggggggtcagccGGGGGTCTATCTTCACCAGGTAAGATGGGTGATTCGGACGACCAGTGTTCTTCGCTGTCAGGTTCGAACTTTCGTAATTGAATCGGATAATGAAGTATATTTCGTTTTTTAATCTGCAAAACAAATTCATTCATTGCAGTCAACATTGACTCAGAATTTATCAATTGACTGATATGCAGATCTCTATAATTATCAAGTTTTACAGACTGCAGCATCTACTTTCATAAGTCTGAGCAGGAATCTAAAGATGAATAATTTATGTGTAATTTGGTTGAATCTACATTGTTTAATAACAGTTTCCTATGTgtgtttacatatgtattatatcCTTTTAACACTCTTAGAAGTGCCTGTGTCGGATCACAGACAGATGTGACCACCGGACACGACTCAGTGTCTACAGGAGCAGGACATGGAGTTTATGGAATTTGAGCGAAAATATCAAGGCGGTTTCAGAAAATAGCGGTTGTGTTTCTTACTTTATTCTCAGTGTGTGCATATGTAGCGTGTTGACCCTtgatgtataaatatacaaccAAGAGGAATATTTTCGATGATACACATTTCAATGATTATAAAAGGcgaaaaataaagatttttatgaaatgaatataaaatggaaaaatcTACGTCCACTAATCGAGTACTTGCGGGCGAATTTATTATTTCTTCATTTACATGTGTGGAAGATACGTATCAATTTGAATATCTAGTATTACCTATTGAAGTTatttaatcccccccccccagttttaacaacatttattcagGTATATAGTCAGGCTTTTACAAACCCTTACAACCCAAACTGACCAGGGGGTACAGGGTTTTAAGAATTCTAACTCTTTCGCTCACACATTCACACGGACAGACATTCATACTAAACGAAGGCTAGAAGTAAAGAAAGTAGAAAAAATTGACAATGTACTCTGGCTGAGTTCATAAATATCATACATTAACAATCAGATATATGATGTAATACCAA encodes the following:
- the LOC125670558 gene encoding serine-enriched protein-like; translation: MNYEDEGDFWAQEKDSNPFVMVLKNRYELCEDLKYVISVPDLCDVTFLVGLEKTPVYGIRAILATRSRLMYQMILKSQRSTDNVVKETSKLRRGIQSMKRALGRKKRSPPAERPVPNTTTIEVKDFDVSVFEGLMRYIHCGVVAVDPRTVVGMMSAARMFEFPDLHTACWEFAGECLRSDTLPLLVEGATKYSHFKDTRKLMQKVLSNLGETPDVIQCCPEIQNLIPLRSDEYMC